In Acidobacteriota bacterium, a single genomic region encodes these proteins:
- a CDS encoding carbon-nitrogen hydrolase family protein, which yields MACFPNRPVQDVRRPLIARHPLDDVDSPEGGQRPAAGLAPRQSPLDVLGGLPVEMKPELGVQFALEPAPPEESTQAVAQRRKPTRPEHLGHLDYRQYGAGCRLSKYRATRTRRDFRRGNPEEMKFAIAQVMARDTVEENLRDHCRLLDIAAQHRADLIVFPEMSMTGYTREKAAELAFDVDDARLDPLKSTAAAQHIVAVAGAPVRMNGALHIGSFILFPDHSTHSNGHPDLELLRAGLEHGIRRQKRVLVTAGELVGALQANEPGLLLVEKAQGSWSCEAVPFSPTPCLSTAGRVL from the coding sequence ATGGCGTGTTTCCCGAACCGCCCGGTCCAGGACGTGAGACGCCCACTGATCGCGCGACATCCCCTTGATGACGTCGACTCCCCCGAAGGCGGCCAGCGCCCGGCGGCGGGCCTTGCCCCGCGGCAGTCCCCGCTCGACGTGCTCGGCGGTCTGCCGGTCGAGATGAAACCGGAGCTCGGCGTCCAGTTCGCGCTCGAGCCGGCCCCGCCCGAAGAGAGCACGCAGGCGGTGGCGCAACGCCGGAAGCCAACGCGACCGGAACATCTCGGACACCTCGATTATCGACAGTACGGGGCCGGCTGTAGACTGTCAAAGTATCGCGCCACGAGGACGCGGCGGGACTTCCGCAGAGGAAACCCGGAAGAGATGAAATTCGCCATCGCGCAAGTCATGGCCCGGGACACGGTCGAGGAGAATCTTCGCGACCATTGCCGACTGCTCGATATCGCAGCGCAACATCGGGCCGATCTGATCGTCTTTCCCGAAATGTCCATGACCGGCTATACCCGGGAGAAGGCCGCCGAGCTGGCGTTCGACGTCGACGACGCCAGGCTCGACCCCTTGAAGTCCACGGCCGCGGCACAGCACATCGTTGCGGTGGCCGGCGCGCCGGTGCGAATGAACGGCGCGCTGCACATCGGCTCGTTCATCCTCTTCCCCGACCATTCGACGCATTCCAATGGACATCCTGATCTCGAACTATTGCGGGCCGGTCTGGAACATGGAATCCGGCGGCAGAAGCGCGTATTGGTCACGGCAGGGGAGCTTGTCGGCGCCTTGCAGGCCAACGAGCCGGGACTGCTGCTCGTCGAGAAGGCGCAGGGCAGCTGGTCGTGCGAAGCAGTCCCTTTCTCTCCGACACCTTGCTTATCGACAGCAGGACGCGTACTGTAG